From Arcticibacter tournemirensis, one genomic window encodes:
- a CDS encoding radical SAM/SPASM domain-containing protein, producing MAGNLENLVVRHYPDEHYSIRFNKKTGYFIRAEDKGFPEPLWSKHGPELLDISITNWCDKGCSFCYRKSTIRGGHMNLTDYRMIMEQAKAMDVLQVALGGGNPNQHPDFVKILETTVEHGIVPCYTTNGRGLTREILEATKKLCGSVAISAYEPYTEFRQHLELLYAYGIKANVHFVTDSKTIDTAISWMEHPPSFIEGINSIIFLNYKPIGRNPDLGMLLKDPLKISRFYDLVNNRKQAFKIGFDSCSISGVVKYSNANSNFYEGCDAGRFSAFIDENLRMMPCSFMTNNNWFGSLRENTMLHIWQNNEYFVKYRNNILNNGCSGCQHQSTCMGGCPFIEELSQCGWKDQRLGLVF from the coding sequence ATGGCTGGTAACTTGGAAAATCTAGTGGTGCGGCACTATCCAGATGAGCACTACAGTATAAGGTTTAACAAGAAAACCGGTTACTTCATAAGAGCCGAAGACAAAGGCTTTCCCGAACCCCTTTGGTCTAAACACGGGCCAGAACTCCTCGATATCAGTATTACTAACTGGTGCGATAAGGGCTGTAGTTTTTGCTACCGTAAATCCACTATAAGGGGCGGTCATATGAATCTGACTGATTACCGAATGATAATGGAGCAGGCCAAGGCAATGGATGTCCTTCAGGTTGCCCTCGGCGGGGGGAATCCGAACCAGCATCCCGACTTCGTAAAGATCTTGGAAACCACTGTGGAACACGGAATAGTTCCGTGCTATACTACAAATGGAAGAGGCCTCACCCGTGAAATACTGGAGGCAACCAAGAAACTCTGCGGCTCAGTTGCAATAAGTGCCTATGAGCCATATACAGAGTTCAGGCAACACCTGGAACTTCTGTATGCCTATGGGATAAAGGCGAACGTTCACTTTGTTACGGACAGCAAGACCATAGATACGGCAATTTCATGGATGGAGCACCCTCCATCGTTCATAGAGGGGATAAATTCGATAATTTTTCTCAATTATAAACCGATCGGAAGAAATCCCGACCTTGGTATGCTGCTAAAAGATCCGTTGAAGATAAGTCGGTTCTACGATCTGGTAAACAACCGCAAACAAGCGTTTAAGATAGGCTTCGACAGTTGTAGTATTTCCGGGGTCGTAAAGTATTCAAATGCGAATTCTAATTTCTACGAGGGATGCGATGCCGGCAGGTTTTCTGCTTTTATCGACGAAAACTTGAGGATGATGCCGTGCTCATTCATGACGAACAATAATTGGTTCGGGTCGTTACGTGAAAACACTATGCTGCACATTTGGCAGAATAATGAATATTTTGTAAAATACCGCAACAATATCCTGAATAATGGCTGTTCAGGATGTCAACATCAGTCCACTTGTATGGGCGGGTGTCCTTTTATTGAAGAATTATCTCAGTGTGGTTGGAAAGACCAACGGTTGGGGCTTGTATTCTAA
- the istA gene encoding IS21 family transposase translates to MAGKPRPMSQIKQLLRLHTQGYSIKAIARTLNISKNTVKSYLAKLQSAALDPQELLQLEDPVLETRFHSGNPAYKDPRYIHFKGKLEYLSKELKKIGMTKKLLWDEYILGFPQGYAYSQFCFHLHQQLVARKPTSVLSHEPADKLFVDFAGKQISYTDRQTGEIISCQLFVACLPFSDYAFAMAVPSQRIGDFLYALSCCLKELGGVPRVLVPDNLKSAIVKADRYEPEVNRSLEDFANHYQMSVVPARPGRPRDKSLVENQVKLLYTRVYARLRNRQFFDLASLNQAISEKVREHNQTRMQRKDYCREERFLAAEKPLLSELPQQDFELKHYCEPKVASNGHVSVQKHFYSVPYTLIGSKVKVIYTRSMVSIYAEGKQVAVHIRSYSGGYTSVKEHLSSANQAWLNRSPEYYLERARYKSEDLYRLLEIIFQQDRYPEQLYRTCDGLFRLHRNTEAEKFTRVCRIAVQHRICSYKAIQKILENNMTLYLQEESIEHPLPAHNNIRGKEYYIQSTIHF, encoded by the coding sequence ATGGCCGGAAAACCAAGACCCATGAGTCAGATAAAACAACTATTACGCTTACACACCCAGGGCTATTCTATTAAGGCCATCGCACGAACGCTGAACATCAGCAAGAACACGGTGAAGTCTTATCTTGCCAAGCTTCAGTCTGCTGCCCTGGACCCACAGGAACTGCTTCAGTTGGAGGATCCTGTCCTGGAAACCCGGTTCCATTCCGGTAATCCTGCTTATAAGGATCCACGTTATATTCATTTCAAAGGAAAACTGGAATATCTCTCCAAAGAGCTTAAAAAAATAGGGATGACTAAAAAACTGCTGTGGGATGAATACATTCTGGGTTTTCCCCAGGGGTATGCCTACTCCCAGTTCTGCTTTCATCTGCATCAGCAGCTTGTTGCCCGTAAGCCGACCTCTGTATTAAGCCATGAGCCTGCCGATAAGCTGTTCGTCGACTTCGCCGGCAAACAGATCAGTTATACAGACCGCCAGACCGGGGAAATTATCAGTTGCCAGTTGTTTGTAGCCTGTCTTCCTTTTTCTGATTATGCTTTTGCTATGGCTGTACCCTCTCAGCGAATCGGTGACTTTCTGTATGCCCTTTCCTGCTGCCTGAAAGAATTGGGCGGGGTACCCCGGGTACTGGTACCCGATAACCTTAAGTCTGCTATCGTCAAGGCAGACCGGTATGAGCCGGAGGTCAACCGGAGCCTGGAAGACTTTGCCAATCATTATCAGATGTCGGTCGTGCCTGCAAGACCGGGCCGTCCCCGCGATAAAAGTCTGGTTGAGAACCAGGTAAAGCTGCTCTATACCAGAGTGTATGCCCGGCTGCGCAACCGGCAGTTCTTCGATCTGGCTTCTCTAAATCAGGCCATCAGCGAAAAAGTACGCGAGCATAACCAGACCCGCATGCAGCGTAAGGACTACTGCAGGGAAGAACGCTTCCTGGCCGCTGAAAAGCCGTTACTCTCTGAGCTGCCCCAGCAGGACTTTGAACTAAAACACTATTGTGAACCCAAGGTAGCCAGTAACGGGCATGTCAGTGTTCAGAAACACTTTTACAGTGTTCCCTACACGCTGATTGGTTCCAAAGTAAAGGTGATCTATACCCGCAGTATGGTCTCTATCTATGCTGAAGGGAAACAGGTGGCTGTCCATATCAGAAGCTACAGCGGGGGATATACTTCGGTAAAGGAACATCTGAGTTCTGCTAATCAGGCCTGGCTGAACCGCAGTCCGGAATATTACCTGGAGCGGGCCCGTTATAAGTCGGAAGATCTCTACCGCCTCCTTGAGATCATCTTTCAGCAGGACCGTTATCCAGAGCAGTTGTACCGCACCTGCGACGGCCTGTTCCGTTTACACCGGAATACCGAGGCAGAAAAGTTCACCCGTGTTTGCCGGATCGCTGTGCAGCACCGGATCTGCTCCTATAAGGCCATCCAGAAAATACTGGAGAACAACATGACGCTCTATCTGCAGGAGGAGAGCATTGAACATCCGCTTCCTGCCCATAACAATATCAGAGGAAAAGAATACTATATACAATCCACTATTCACTTTTAA